The proteins below are encoded in one region of Helianthus annuus cultivar XRQ/B chromosome 2, HanXRQr2.0-SUNRISE, whole genome shotgun sequence:
- the LOC118484276 gene encoding protein FAR1-RELATED SEQUENCE 5-like has product MESGDVDIPTYKPVGNVQVSPNSGRRTFIPDVDDLIKPQMHMMFDLLENAFLFYQRYAKAGGFTARKGTQYEPRKGVIHNKWFVCSKEGTKPLKGIDSTQEAGSSNVNSKSKITRRVPSIRTGCEACIRVKLTPDNLYVVYYFEESHNHSFVVEDDRYLLPENRAINYVQEEAVNALSAINVGPVRAFNIMRTLYGGFNKVGATKVDFKNFKRDLNRYIAEYDADMVIKRLRRKKEFMPNFSMEYLTTADGVLRALFWADGDIKRNFNIFGDVVSFDATYRRNKYNMMFVPFTGVDNHYRNVTLGAAIIGNETAETYSWLLNAFR; this is encoded by the exons ATGGAGTCCGGCGATGTAG ATATCCCTACATACAAGCCCGTTGGTAATGTTCAGGTGTCCCCAAATTCTGGAAGGAGGACATTTATACCAGATGTCGATGATTTGATTAAACCTCAGATGCATATGATGTTTGATTTGCTGGAAAATGCCTTTCTTTTTTACCAAAGATATGCTAAGGCGGGAGGTTTCACAGCTAGGAAGGGTACTCAATACGAGCCTCGAAAGGGTGTAATACATAATAAATGGTTCGTATGCTCAAAAGAAGGTACTAAACCCTTAAAGGGGATTGACTCGACTCAGGAAGCCGGTAGTTCTAATGTTAACTCGAAGTCTAAGATTACTCGCAGGGTTCCTTCTATAAGGACCGGATGTGAAGCGTGCATTCGGGTTAAGTTAACCCCGGATAATCTTTACGTGGTTTATTACTTCGAGGAGTCGCATAATCACTCATTTGTTGTTGAAGATGATAGGTACTTGCTTCCTGAAAACAGAGCAATCAATTACGTACAGGAAGAAGCCGTGAATGCTTTGAGTGCCATAAACGTTGGTCCAGTTAGAGCGTTTAACATTATGAGGACTCTTTATGGAGGTTTTAATAAGGTAGGTGCCACTAAAGTTGACTTCAAAAACTTCAAGAGAGACTTAAATAGGTATATAGCTGAGTACGATGCTGACATGGTTATCAAACGCCTAAGAAGGAAGAAAGAATTTATGCCCAATTTCTCTATGGAATACCTTACAACTGCCGATGGCGTTTTACGTGCGTTGTTCTGGGCCGATGGTGATATAAAGAGaaattttaatatttttgggGATGTTGTGTCCTTCGATGCTACTTATCGTCGTAACAA GTACAATATGATGTTTGTACCTTTTACCGGCGTTGACAATCACTATCGTAATGTTACCTTGGGTGCTGCTATAATAGGGAATGAAACTGCCGAAACATATAGCTGGTTGCTTAACGCATTTCGGTAG